A genome region from Arthrobacter sp. V1I9 includes the following:
- a CDS encoding SDR family oxidoreductase, with product MTADIAATTALITGASAGLGSEFARQLAAKGCNLVLVARNRARLEETAAGLEQRYGITAEVLPADLTDDAGVAAVVRRLSEPQRPVGILVNNAGIGLLHNFEDNPISEEKKHLKLHGETAMELTHAALKGMLERGSGRIINVASIAAFLPRGTYSAAKAWLVSFSRWANLTYRPRGIKVTAVCPGFTHTEFHDRMGMDKSVAPSWAWLNAERVVREGLADNERGKAVSIPSKRYKAVAALARVAPARLVAGPARKPK from the coding sequence ATGACTGCAGACATCGCCGCAACCACAGCCCTTATCACCGGTGCCAGTGCAGGCCTGGGTTCCGAGTTCGCACGGCAGCTCGCGGCCAAAGGGTGCAACCTGGTGCTGGTGGCGCGGAACCGGGCCCGCCTCGAGGAAACAGCGGCGGGCTTGGAACAGCGCTACGGAATCACGGCCGAGGTGCTGCCCGCGGACCTGACGGACGACGCCGGCGTGGCCGCCGTCGTCAGACGCCTGTCCGAACCGCAGCGGCCGGTGGGGATCCTGGTCAACAACGCAGGGATCGGGCTGCTGCACAATTTCGAGGACAACCCCATCTCGGAGGAGAAGAAGCACCTGAAGCTGCATGGCGAGACGGCCATGGAGCTCACCCATGCTGCGCTGAAGGGCATGCTGGAGCGGGGCAGCGGCCGGATCATCAACGTGGCGAGCATCGCCGCGTTCCTGCCCAGGGGAACTTACTCCGCGGCGAAGGCGTGGCTGGTGAGCTTCAGCCGCTGGGCCAACCTCACCTACCGCCCGCGCGGCATCAAGGTCACCGCGGTATGCCCAGGCTTTACCCACACCGAATTCCACGACCGGATGGGAATGGACAAGTCCGTGGCGCCGTCATGGGCCTGGCTGAACGCTGAGCGGGTAGTGCGGGAGGGCCTGGCGGACAACGAGCGGGGCAAAGCGGTGTCCATCCCGTCCAAGCGGTACAAGGCAGTGGCGGCGCTGGCGAGGGTGGCGCCGGCACGGTTAGTGGCGGGACCGGCGCGCAAACCCAAATAG
- a CDS encoding aspartate aminotransferase family protein — translation MDSPPNNPEPSGQDFGSRVELALGATNHLFNARNSPRYVAQVLQGVTTVATKLERGTRPFTGVAPTELKARVAAVDLETPLPDTAAALQELEDVYLRDAVYFHDAKYAAHLNCPVVIPALVGEAILSAVNSSMDTWDQSAGATMIERRLVDWAAERLHLGSDADGIFTSGGSQSNLQALLIARNHAVAGLRQDPSRSDLRLPALLDTLRIFTSEDSHFSIQKSASMLGLGFDAVITVPCTPDHRMDPASLAEAMAEAHDAGLSPMAVVATAGTTDFGAVDPLAELAALARAYGAWFHIDAAYGGGLMVSGRYRHLLDGIGLADSVTVDFHKTFFQPVSSSALLVRDRTMLRHITYYADYLNPESAALAEIPNQVDKSIQTTRRFDGLKLWLTLRIMGAEAVGALFDEAIDLAARVGSLLAAEDDFELAAPPQLSTLVFRYRPRLESGGRLSEDAADALNPAIRAAVFASGKAVVAGTTVGGRHYLKFTLLNAEATLEDIAGIVSLLRRTGAGLLQREVSA, via the coding sequence ATGGACTCCCCACCAAATAACCCCGAGCCGTCGGGCCAGGACTTCGGTTCGCGCGTGGAACTCGCCCTCGGAGCCACTAACCACCTCTTCAACGCGCGCAATTCACCCCGCTACGTGGCACAGGTCCTGCAGGGTGTCACAACCGTTGCCACCAAACTGGAGCGGGGCACACGGCCGTTCACCGGCGTCGCACCTACGGAGTTGAAGGCGCGGGTAGCGGCGGTTGACCTCGAAACGCCCCTGCCGGACACGGCTGCCGCGCTGCAGGAACTCGAAGACGTTTACCTGCGCGACGCGGTCTACTTCCACGACGCCAAGTACGCGGCGCACCTGAACTGCCCCGTGGTGATTCCGGCGTTGGTGGGTGAGGCCATCCTGTCCGCGGTGAACTCATCGATGGATACCTGGGACCAGAGCGCAGGTGCCACCATGATTGAACGCCGTCTCGTCGACTGGGCCGCGGAAAGGCTGCACCTGGGAAGCGATGCCGACGGCATTTTTACATCCGGCGGCAGCCAGTCCAACCTCCAGGCCCTGCTGATCGCACGCAACCACGCAGTGGCCGGGCTCCGGCAGGACCCGTCCCGGAGCGACCTCCGGCTCCCGGCCCTGCTGGACACACTACGGATCTTTACTTCCGAGGACAGCCACTTCAGCATCCAGAAGTCGGCATCCATGCTGGGCCTGGGGTTCGACGCCGTCATCACCGTTCCCTGCACGCCTGACCACCGCATGGACCCTGCCTCCCTCGCGGAGGCCATGGCGGAAGCGCACGACGCCGGCCTGTCGCCCATGGCGGTTGTCGCCACCGCCGGGACTACAGACTTCGGCGCGGTGGACCCGCTCGCAGAGCTCGCCGCACTGGCCCGGGCCTACGGCGCCTGGTTCCACATCGACGCCGCGTACGGCGGCGGCCTGATGGTTTCCGGCCGCTACCGCCACCTCCTGGACGGAATTGGGCTGGCCGATTCGGTAACCGTGGACTTCCACAAAACCTTCTTCCAGCCGGTCAGTTCCAGCGCATTGCTGGTCCGCGACCGCACCATGCTCCGCCACATCACCTACTACGCGGACTACCTCAACCCGGAAAGCGCCGCCCTTGCCGAGATCCCCAACCAGGTGGACAAAAGCATCCAGACCACCCGGCGCTTTGATGGGCTGAAGCTCTGGCTGACCCTTCGCATTATGGGCGCGGAGGCGGTCGGCGCCCTGTTCGATGAAGCCATAGACCTTGCCGCCCGCGTCGGCTCGCTCCTCGCCGCCGAGGACGATTTCGAACTGGCCGCACCGCCCCAGCTCAGCACCCTCGTCTTCCGGTACCGGCCACGCTTGGAATCCGGCGGGCGCCTCTCCGAAGACGCCGCCGATGCCCTGAACCCGGCCATCCGTGCCGCCGTCTTCGCCTCCGGGAAAGCTGTGGTTGCCGGGACGACAGTGGGAGGGCGCCACTATCTCAAGTTCACCCTTCTCAACGCCGAGGCCACCCTTGAGGATATTGCCGGGATCGTCTCCCTTCTGCGCCGCACCGGCGCGGGTCTGCTGCAGCGCGAGGTATCCGCGTGA
- a CDS encoding lysine N(6)-hydroxylase/L-ornithine N(5)-oxygenase family protein, with the protein MSTSTNSRIYDFAAVGVGPFNLGLAALAEPVEGVNGIFLERREAFDWHPGMMLEPAHLQVPFMADLVTMADPTSPYSFLNFLKQTGRLYRFYIRENFYPLRAEYNQYCQWVAGQLPAVRFGTVVLDVTYRDGVYRLSVSGPEGPGVLLARRLVLGTGTSPYVPEAAAGILAQAAAGGGGVVIHNADYLARKAELQQQRSITILGSGQSAAEIYCELLQESDAHGYQLNWVTRSGRFFPLEYTKLTLEMTSPEYVDYFHGLPQHQRDHLNKTQKNLYKGINSDLIDAIYDLLYTKSISGMVDTRLLTHSTLTAAHWNPEAETHTLHLEHGEQGTSYTLDSEAVVLATGYGYQEPGFLAGIQDRIARDAAGRFAVDRNYSTGVEPGEIFVQNAELHTHGFVTPDLGMGAYRNSCILREITGREVYPVERSIAFQQFGAPADLGVFETVSEAGTGVPA; encoded by the coding sequence GTGAGCACCTCCACCAACAGCAGGATTTACGACTTCGCTGCCGTCGGCGTCGGGCCCTTCAATTTGGGGCTCGCCGCACTTGCGGAGCCGGTGGAAGGAGTGAACGGCATCTTTCTGGAGCGCCGGGAAGCCTTTGACTGGCACCCCGGAATGATGCTGGAACCCGCCCACCTCCAAGTCCCCTTCATGGCCGATCTCGTCACCATGGCCGACCCCACCTCGCCCTACTCGTTCCTGAACTTCCTCAAGCAGACCGGCCGGCTGTACCGCTTTTACATCCGGGAGAACTTTTATCCGCTGCGTGCCGAGTACAACCAGTACTGCCAGTGGGTGGCCGGGCAGCTGCCCGCCGTGCGTTTTGGCACAGTTGTGCTGGACGTGACGTACCGCGACGGCGTGTACCGGCTTTCCGTCTCCGGCCCGGAAGGGCCTGGGGTGCTGCTGGCGCGGCGGCTGGTGCTGGGCACCGGCACCTCCCCGTACGTGCCGGAGGCCGCGGCAGGAATTCTGGCCCAAGCGGCAGCCGGTGGCGGGGGAGTGGTTATCCATAACGCCGATTATTTGGCCCGGAAGGCGGAACTGCAGCAGCAGCGGAGCATCACCATCCTCGGCAGTGGCCAGAGTGCCGCCGAGATCTACTGCGAGCTGCTGCAGGAATCGGACGCGCACGGCTACCAGCTGAACTGGGTGACCCGCTCCGGCCGCTTCTTCCCGCTGGAATACACCAAGCTCACCCTCGAGATGACCTCCCCCGAGTACGTGGACTACTTTCACGGCCTCCCGCAGCACCAGCGCGACCACCTCAACAAGACCCAGAAGAACCTCTACAAGGGCATCAACTCCGACCTGATCGACGCCATCTACGACCTGCTTTACACCAAGAGCATCTCCGGCATGGTGGACACCCGGCTGCTGACGCATTCGACCCTGACTGCCGCCCACTGGAACCCGGAAGCGGAAACCCACACCCTGCACCTGGAACACGGGGAGCAGGGCACGTCCTACACGCTGGACAGCGAAGCGGTGGTGCTGGCCACCGGTTATGGCTACCAGGAACCAGGCTTCCTGGCCGGCATCCAGGACCGGATCGCCCGGGACGCCGCCGGGAGGTTCGCCGTGGACCGGAACTACAGCACCGGCGTCGAACCCGGAGAAATCTTCGTCCAGAACGCGGAGCTGCACACCCACGGATTCGTCACCCCGGACCTGGGCATGGGCGCTTACCGCAACTCCTGCATCCTGCGGGAGATCACCGGCCGCGAGGTATACCCGGTGGAGCGCAGCATCGCCTTCCAGCAGTTCGGCGCGCCGGCAGACCTGGGGGTCTTTGAGACGGTGTCAGAGGCTGGAACAGGGGTGCCGGCGTGA
- a CDS encoding IucA/IucC family siderophore biosynthesis protein translates to MTIHLESSTPAPATDLAPAAAAPHLTGDRWDRANRHLLRKALAEFSHERILAPEPVAEEPGSYRVRSDDGTHEYRFSARVLELDHWSVDADSVRYFLHGTEAPLDALEFITAFSGTLGINLQMLPVYLEEISSTLASHAYKQWAGQPSAAELAAGVTGGLDRAVDFQAIERSMTEGHPCFVANNGRLGFGLNDYRAFAPETGALVQLEWIAVHRSHAVFTSSAGLDYQAHLKAELGALLGHFAAGLQVLGRDPDQYFLMPVHPWQWENKLTVTFAAEIARQRIVHLGTGTDSYQAQQSIRTFFNTSVPDRHYVKTALSVLNMGFMRGLSPQYMKATPAINDWLRNLIEADGALQSRGFTMIGEIAAIGYHNGYYEAGSTNGSPYRKMLSALWRESPLPLLQDGQQLATMASLLHVDSEGTSMVSALIERSGLAPEQWLRRYFEAYLVPLVHCLYQYELAFMPHGENVILVLEDGVPVRAIMKDIAEEIVVMGDRLDLPEEVSRIKADIPDDEKVLAIFTDVFDCIFRFLAALLEEDGKLRQEEFWRTAAAAIKDYQAQHPGLADQFSRHDLFTADFELSCLNRLQLRNNQQMLDLADPSGGLQMAGRLANPLARFAGQ, encoded by the coding sequence ATGACCATCCACCTCGAATCCTCCACTCCTGCCCCCGCCACGGACCTTGCCCCCGCAGCTGCCGCACCCCACCTCACCGGCGACCGGTGGGACAGGGCAAACCGGCACCTGCTCCGCAAGGCGCTCGCGGAGTTCTCGCACGAGCGGATCCTTGCCCCGGAACCGGTCGCTGAAGAGCCGGGCAGCTACCGGGTGCGGAGCGACGACGGCACGCATGAGTACCGTTTCAGCGCACGGGTCCTCGAACTCGACCATTGGTCCGTCGACGCCGATTCCGTCCGGTACTTCCTGCACGGCACCGAAGCGCCGCTGGACGCGCTCGAGTTCATTACGGCGTTCTCGGGCACCCTTGGCATCAACCTCCAGATGCTCCCCGTGTACCTCGAGGAGATCAGCAGCACCCTGGCGAGCCACGCCTACAAGCAGTGGGCCGGCCAGCCGTCGGCCGCCGAACTGGCGGCGGGGGTCACCGGCGGACTGGACCGCGCGGTCGACTTCCAGGCCATCGAGCGGAGCATGACCGAGGGCCACCCTTGCTTTGTGGCCAACAACGGACGCCTGGGCTTCGGCCTCAACGACTACCGCGCCTTCGCCCCCGAAACGGGCGCTCTAGTGCAGCTTGAATGGATCGCCGTGCACCGCAGCCACGCCGTCTTTACGTCCAGCGCGGGGCTGGACTACCAGGCCCACCTGAAGGCCGAACTCGGCGCATTGCTGGGCCATTTCGCCGCCGGATTGCAGGTGCTGGGCCGGGACCCGGACCAGTACTTCCTGATGCCGGTGCACCCGTGGCAGTGGGAGAACAAGCTCACCGTGACGTTCGCCGCGGAGATCGCCCGGCAGCGCATCGTCCACCTGGGCACCGGGACGGACAGCTACCAGGCGCAGCAGTCCATCCGTACGTTCTTCAACACCAGTGTTCCGGACCGCCACTACGTCAAGACTGCCTTGTCCGTGCTGAACATGGGTTTTATGCGTGGGTTGTCGCCGCAGTACATGAAGGCGACCCCGGCCATCAACGACTGGCTGCGGAACCTGATCGAGGCGGACGGCGCACTCCAGTCACGCGGGTTCACCATGATCGGCGAAATCGCCGCCATTGGCTACCACAACGGGTACTACGAGGCCGGGTCAACCAACGGCTCGCCATACCGGAAGATGCTGTCCGCGCTGTGGCGCGAGAGCCCGCTGCCGCTCCTGCAGGACGGGCAGCAGTTGGCCACCATGGCGTCGCTCCTGCACGTGGACTCCGAGGGCACGTCGATGGTTTCCGCCCTCATCGAACGCTCGGGGCTGGCGCCGGAGCAGTGGTTGCGGCGGTACTTCGAGGCGTACCTGGTTCCGCTGGTGCACTGCCTGTACCAGTACGAACTGGCCTTTATGCCGCACGGCGAGAACGTCATCCTTGTCCTCGAGGATGGCGTGCCGGTCCGCGCCATCATGAAGGACATCGCGGAGGAAATTGTGGTCATGGGAGACAGGCTGGACCTGCCCGAAGAGGTGTCACGGATCAAGGCGGACATTCCGGACGACGAGAAGGTGCTGGCCATATTCACTGACGTCTTCGACTGCATCTTCCGCTTCCTGGCCGCGCTCCTCGAGGAGGACGGAAAGCTGAGGCAGGAGGAGTTCTGGCGCACAGCTGCTGCCGCCATCAAGGACTACCAGGCACAGCATCCCGGGCTGGCCGACCAGTTTTCACGGCATGACCTCTTTACCGCAGACTTTGAGCTGTCCTGCCTCAACAGGCTGCAGCTGCGCAACAACCAGCAGATGCTGGATTTGGCGGATCCTTCCGGCGGGCTGCAGATGGCCGGGCGCCTGGCGAACCCGTTGGCGAGGTTCGCGGGGCAATAA
- a CDS encoding FUSC family protein: MKLLVEQVRALHRLEPANRDHLAALRVAISVAVPSLLLLAAGHTDLIMYAVFGALTGMYGRSEPHQLRLRHQAQAAVVLLGGVAVGLFLSVNHLHSWWLVAVEAVLAGVGSVFADRVRLKPNGPFFGVLALGACASVPMEVPWQVAMLIAAGSAAFSLLVGFGGWIRHRSWQRGAVRSAPAEQPAGRPELLMHAARYVLAVGAAGTVGVLSGSGHPHWAMAAAAVPLAGADLPSSVRRGIHRIVGTFVGLAVTAAVIMPGPWSLAGLFPGRQAVLLALLVILFQFTTELFMARHYGLAMVSFTPVILLMTQLADPIDPAVLILERGVETLVGALVGIAVVVAVRRAGTRNPAVLFGFARRSRH; this comes from the coding sequence ATGAAGCTACTTGTGGAGCAGGTGCGCGCCCTTCATCGGCTGGAGCCGGCCAACCGGGACCACCTCGCAGCACTGCGGGTAGCCATCAGCGTTGCAGTGCCCTCGCTCCTGCTCCTGGCGGCAGGCCACACCGACCTCATCATGTATGCCGTCTTCGGTGCCCTGACCGGCATGTACGGCCGCTCGGAACCGCACCAGCTCCGCCTCCGGCACCAGGCCCAGGCCGCGGTAGTCCTGCTCGGCGGGGTTGCTGTCGGCCTGTTCCTGTCCGTCAACCACCTGCACTCGTGGTGGCTCGTCGCCGTCGAAGCAGTGCTGGCCGGCGTCGGATCGGTGTTCGCGGACCGGGTCCGGCTCAAACCCAACGGGCCCTTCTTCGGCGTCCTTGCGCTCGGAGCCTGCGCCTCGGTACCTATGGAGGTTCCCTGGCAGGTCGCCATGCTCATCGCCGCAGGGTCGGCCGCCTTCTCCCTACTGGTGGGCTTCGGCGGCTGGATCCGCCACAGGTCCTGGCAGCGCGGGGCCGTCCGGAGCGCTCCTGCCGAACAGCCCGCCGGCCGCCCTGAGTTGCTGATGCACGCTGCCCGGTACGTCCTCGCTGTCGGCGCCGCGGGAACGGTCGGGGTCCTGTCCGGCAGCGGCCACCCGCACTGGGCCATGGCAGCCGCGGCCGTGCCTCTCGCCGGCGCCGACCTCCCCAGCAGCGTCCGGCGCGGGATCCACCGCATTGTGGGGACGTTCGTGGGGCTGGCGGTCACAGCCGCGGTCATCATGCCCGGCCCGTGGTCCCTGGCAGGGCTGTTCCCCGGCCGGCAAGCCGTGCTGCTGGCACTGCTGGTGATCCTGTTCCAGTTCACCACCGAGTTGTTTATGGCCCGTCATTACGGCCTGGCCATGGTCTCCTTTACGCCGGTGATCCTCCTGATGACCCAGCTCGCCGACCCCATCGACCCCGCAGTCCTGATTCTGGAACGCGGCGTCGAGACGCTGGTGGGTGCATTGGTGGGAATCGCTGTGGTGGTTGCAGTGCGGCGGGCGGGTACGCGCAACCCTGCAGTTCTATTTGGGTTTGCGCGCCGGTCCCGCCACTAA
- a CDS encoding GNAT family N-acetyltransferase, with product MRFTFRCLDPEADAPLLHAWVTQPYAAFWGMLSASVDDVVEEYTKIQTNGHHHALLGLDDGVPAFLMEEYLPAFSPLAPVYPVLPGDLGMHLLVAPPAEGPEPGYTTAVMDAVLDRLFAKPGVDRVVVEPDAGNTKIHALNERLGFQFAGVVTLPDKDALLSFCSRDDYLAARAALPLTRTTLQEAAL from the coding sequence GTGAGGTTCACGTTCCGCTGCCTCGACCCAGAAGCCGACGCGCCGCTCCTCCACGCCTGGGTAACTCAACCCTACGCCGCGTTCTGGGGCATGCTGTCCGCGAGTGTGGACGACGTGGTGGAGGAGTACACAAAAATCCAAACCAACGGCCACCACCACGCATTGCTGGGGCTCGACGACGGCGTCCCCGCCTTCCTGATGGAGGAATACCTTCCAGCGTTCTCACCGCTGGCGCCGGTCTACCCCGTCCTCCCCGGGGACCTGGGCATGCACCTGTTGGTGGCGCCGCCGGCGGAAGGGCCTGAACCTGGTTACACCACCGCTGTCATGGACGCAGTCCTGGACCGGCTGTTCGCCAAGCCCGGAGTGGACCGCGTCGTGGTGGAACCGGATGCGGGCAACACCAAAATCCACGCCCTCAATGAGCGGCTGGGCTTCCAATTCGCCGGGGTAGTCACCCTGCCGGATAAGGACGCGCTGCTGAGCTTCTGCAGCCGCGATGACTACCTCGCCGCCCGCGCGGCCTTGCCCCTCACCCGTACCACCCTCCAGGAAGCCGCACTATGA